A portion of the Chromobacterium sp. IIBBL 290-4 genome contains these proteins:
- a CDS encoding phosphopentomutase, which translates to MKRAIIIILDSLGIGAAADAPKFGDAGSNTLGHIAMEAAAGRADIGRNGALNLPNLSKMGLGHACQLSSGYFPEGMDPAAPLAAYGYAREISSGKDTPSGHWEIAGVPVLFDWGYFSDHDNSFPQELLDAIVEKAGLPGYLGNCHASGTEILDRLGEEHMKTGKPIFYTSADSVFQIACHEETYGLDKLYELCKITRELLEPYNIGRVIARPFVGEGKGKFARTGNRKDLAVEPPATTVLEKLALAGGDVVSIGKIADIYAHVGITHKHKATGFDQLWDATLTAMHQHQDKPAIIMANFVDFDSSYGHRRNTAGYAAALEEFDARLPEVMNALGEDDILILSADHGCDPTWQGTDHTREHIPVLCYGKKVKAGPLGERATFADIGQSVASHLGLPKMDYGASFLD; encoded by the coding sequence ATGAAACGCGCAATTATCATTATTTTGGATTCGCTGGGCATAGGCGCGGCAGCCGACGCGCCGAAGTTCGGCGACGCCGGCAGCAACACGCTGGGCCACATCGCGATGGAGGCGGCCGCCGGCCGCGCAGACATCGGCCGCAACGGCGCGCTGAATCTGCCTAATCTGTCCAAGATGGGCCTGGGCCACGCCTGCCAGCTGTCGTCCGGCTACTTCCCGGAAGGGATGGACCCGGCGGCGCCGCTGGCGGCCTACGGCTACGCCCGCGAAATCTCCAGCGGCAAGGACACGCCGTCCGGCCACTGGGAAATCGCCGGCGTGCCGGTCTTGTTCGACTGGGGCTATTTCAGCGATCACGACAACAGTTTCCCGCAGGAACTGCTGGACGCCATCGTCGAGAAGGCCGGTCTGCCGGGCTATCTGGGCAATTGCCACGCTTCCGGCACCGAGATTCTGGACCGGCTGGGCGAGGAGCATATGAAGACCGGCAAGCCGATCTTCTATACCTCGGCCGACTCGGTGTTCCAGATCGCCTGCCATGAAGAGACCTACGGCCTGGATAAGCTCTACGAGCTGTGCAAGATCACCCGCGAGCTGCTGGAGCCGTACAATATCGGCCGCGTGATCGCGCGCCCCTTTGTCGGCGAAGGCAAGGGCAAGTTCGCCCGCACCGGCAACCGCAAGGACCTGGCGGTGGAGCCGCCGGCGACGACGGTGCTGGAAAAGCTGGCCCTGGCAGGCGGCGATGTGGTGTCGATAGGCAAGATCGCCGACATCTACGCCCATGTCGGCATCACCCACAAGCACAAGGCCACCGGCTTTGACCAGCTGTGGGACGCCACGCTGACCGCCATGCATCAGCATCAGGACAAGCCCGCCATCATCATGGCCAACTTCGTCGATTTCGACTCCAGCTACGGCCATCGCCGCAATACCGCAGGCTACGCCGCGGCGCTGGAAGAGTTCGACGCCCGTTTGCCGGAAGTGATGAATGCCTTGGGCGAGGACGACATTTTGATTTTGTCGGCCGACCACGGCTGCGATCCGACCTGGCAAGGCACCGACCACACCCGCGAGCATATCCCGGTGCTGTGTTACGGCAAGAAGGTCAAGGCGGGCCCGCTGGGCGAGCGCGCCACCTTCGCCGACATCGGCCAGAGCGTAGCCAGCCATCTGGGCTTGCCCAAGATGGATTACGGCGCATCCTTCCTGGATTGA
- the deoD gene encoding purine-nucleoside phosphorylase produces MATPHINAKDGAFAETVLMPGDPLRAQLIAETFLEGAELVTNVRNILGYTGTYKGKRLSVMAHGMGIPSASIYTTELIKDYGVKNIIRIGSCGAVTPDIKLRELFIAMGASTDSKVNRMRFHDHDYAAIADYTLLRTLVDTAAEQGKKVTVGNVFSADLFYGVQPNMLDVLAKMQVNVIEMELAGIYAVAAQYGARAAGILTVSDIIPTGEATSAEERQTSFRDMMEVALDAAIKL; encoded by the coding sequence ATGGCAACCCCGCACATCAACGCCAAAGACGGCGCCTTCGCTGAAACCGTACTGATGCCGGGCGACCCGCTGCGCGCGCAGCTGATCGCCGAAACCTTCCTGGAAGGCGCCGAGCTGGTGACCAATGTCCGCAACATCTTAGGCTACACCGGCACCTACAAGGGCAAGCGCCTGTCGGTGATGGCGCACGGCATGGGCATTCCGTCCGCCAGCATCTACACCACCGAGCTGATCAAGGACTACGGCGTCAAGAACATCATCCGCATCGGCTCCTGCGGCGCGGTGACGCCGGACATCAAGCTGCGCGAGCTGTTCATCGCCATGGGCGCGTCCACCGATAGCAAGGTGAACCGCATGCGCTTCCACGATCACGACTACGCCGCCATCGCCGACTACACTCTGCTGCGCACCCTGGTGGACACCGCGGCCGAGCAGGGCAAGAAAGTGACTGTCGGCAATGTGTTCTCCGCCGATCTGTTCTACGGCGTGCAGCCGAACATGTTGGACGTGCTGGCAAAGATGCAGGTCAATGTTATCGAGATGGAGTTGGCCGGCATTTACGCCGTGGCCGCTCAATACGGCGCGCGCGCGGCCGGCATTTTGACCGTGTCCGACATTATCCCGACCGGCGAAGCCACCAGCGCCGAAGAGCGCCAGACCTCTTTCCGCGACATGATGGAAGTGGCGCTGGATGCCGCGATCAAGCTGTAA
- the rplM gene encoding 50S ribosomal protein L13: MKTFSAKPHEVKREWYVVDAADKVLGRLAAEIARRLRGKHKPEFTPHVDTGDFIVVVNVEKLRVTGTKAQDKKYYRHSGYPGGIYERTFTELQNQFPERVLEKAVKGMLPKGPLGYAMIKKLKVYSGSEHPHAAQQPKVLEI, encoded by the coding sequence ATGAAGACCTTTTCTGCCAAGCCGCATGAGGTAAAGCGCGAATGGTACGTGGTCGACGCCGCCGACAAGGTGCTGGGTCGCCTGGCTGCCGAAATCGCCCGCCGTCTGCGTGGCAAACACAAGCCGGAATTCACTCCGCACGTTGACACCGGTGACTTCATCGTTGTGGTGAACGTCGAGAAGCTGCGCGTGACCGGCACCAAGGCACAAGACAAGAAGTACTACCGTCACTCCGGTTACCCGGGCGGCATCTACGAACGCACCTTCACCGAACTGCAAAACCAGTTCCCGGAGCGCGTTCTGGAAAAAGCCGTGAAAGGCATGCTGCCTAAGGGTCCGCTGGGCTACGCCATGATCAAGAAGCTCAAGGTGTACTCTGGTTCCGAGCACCCGCACGCCGCCCAACAGCCCAAAGTGCTGGAAATCTGA
- the rpsI gene encoding 30S ribosomal protein S9, with product MNGKYYYGTGRRKSSVARVFMQKGSGQIIVNGKPVDEYFARETGRMVIRQPLALTENLESFDIKVNVVGGGETGQAGAIRHGITRALIDFDAALKAALSAAGYVTRDAREVERKKVGLRKARRAKQFSKR from the coding sequence ATGAACGGTAAATACTACTACGGCACTGGCCGTCGCAAGAGCTCCGTTGCTCGCGTGTTCATGCAAAAGGGTTCCGGCCAAATCATCGTTAACGGCAAGCCGGTTGACGAATATTTCGCCCGTGAAACCGGTCGCATGGTTATCCGCCAGCCGCTGGCCCTGACCGAAAACCTCGAATCCTTCGACATCAAGGTGAACGTGGTTGGCGGTGGTGAAACCGGCCAAGCCGGCGCGATCCGTCACGGCATCACCCGCGCTCTGATCGACTTCGACGCAGCCCTGAAGGCTGCTCTGTCCGCCGCTGGTTACGTAACCCGCGACGCTCGCGAAGTTGAGCGTAAGAAGGTCGGTCTGCGCAAAGCACGCCGCGCCAAGCAGTTCTCCAAGCGTTAA
- the argC gene encoding N-acetyl-gamma-glutamyl-phosphate reductase, translated as MIKVGIVGGTGYTGVELLRLLAKHPQARVTAVTSRKDAGIRVDEMFPSLRGRIDLAFATPDEARLAECDVVFFATPNGIAMQDAVALLDAGVRVIDLAADFRIKDVFEWEKWYGMPHASPHLVADAVYGLPEVNREAIRGARLVANPGCYPTAVQLGFLPLIEAGVVDGSSLIADCKSGVSGAGRKGEIGALLAEAGDSFKAYGVAGHRHLPEIRQGLAHIGGKPVGLTFVPHLTPMIRGIHATLYARLTKDVDLQQLFESRYAKEGFVDVLPAGSHPETRSVRGANLCRIAVHKPQGGDTIVVLSVIDNLVKGAAGQAVQNMNLMFGLPELDGLDVVPLMP; from the coding sequence ATGATCAAGGTTGGGATCGTTGGGGGCACCGGCTACACCGGTGTCGAGTTGCTGCGTTTGCTGGCCAAGCACCCGCAGGCGCGCGTGACGGCGGTGACGTCGCGCAAGGATGCGGGCATTCGCGTCGACGAAATGTTCCCCAGCTTGCGCGGCCGCATCGATCTAGCCTTTGCCACGCCTGACGAAGCGCGCCTGGCCGAGTGCGATGTGGTGTTCTTCGCCACGCCCAACGGCATTGCCATGCAGGATGCCGTCGCGCTGCTGGATGCCGGCGTGCGGGTGATAGACCTGGCGGCCGACTTCCGCATCAAGGATGTGTTCGAGTGGGAGAAATGGTACGGCATGCCGCATGCCTCGCCGCACCTGGTGGCCGATGCCGTCTACGGCCTGCCGGAAGTGAACCGCGAAGCCATTCGCGGCGCGCGTCTGGTGGCTAATCCGGGCTGCTATCCCACCGCGGTGCAATTGGGCTTTCTGCCGCTGATCGAGGCGGGCGTGGTGGATGGCTCCAGCCTGATCGCCGACTGCAAATCCGGCGTATCCGGCGCGGGCCGCAAGGGCGAGATCGGCGCCTTGCTGGCGGAGGCCGGCGATTCCTTCAAAGCCTACGGCGTGGCTGGCCATCGCCATCTGCCGGAAATCCGCCAGGGTTTGGCCCATATCGGCGGCAAGCCGGTGGGCCTGACCTTTGTGCCGCACCTGACGCCGATGATACGCGGCATCCATGCCACGCTGTACGCGCGCCTGACCAAGGATGTGGACCTGCAGCAGCTGTTCGAAAGCCGCTACGCCAAGGAAGGCTTCGTCGATGTGCTGCCGGCCGGCAGCCATCCGGAAACGCGCTCGGTGCGAGGCGCCAATCTGTGCCGCATCGCGGTGCATAAGCCGCAGGGCGGCGATACGATCGTGGTGCTGTCGGTGATAGACAATCTGGTCAAGGGCGCGGCCGGCCAGGCGGTGCAGAACATGAACCTGATGTTCGGCCTGCCGGAGCTGGATGGCCTGGATGTCGTGCCCTTGATGCCGTAA
- the erpA gene encoding iron-sulfur cluster insertion protein ErpA has product MPCPINFTDSACAKVQDLIAEEGNPDLKLRVFVTGGGCSGFQYGFTFDEIANEDDTAIERQGVTFLVDPMSYQYLVGAEIDYQESLEGSQFVIRNPNATTTCGCGSSFSV; this is encoded by the coding sequence ATGCCATGCCCGATCAACTTCACCGACAGCGCTTGTGCCAAGGTGCAGGATCTGATCGCGGAAGAGGGTAATCCCGATCTGAAGCTGCGCGTGTTCGTTACCGGCGGCGGTTGTTCCGGTTTCCAGTACGGTTTCACTTTCGATGAAATCGCCAATGAAGACGACACCGCCATCGAGCGCCAAGGCGTGACCTTCCTGGTCGATCCGATGAGCTACCAATACCTGGTCGGCGCCGAGATCGACTATCAGGAAAGCCTGGAAGGCTCCCAGTTCGTGATCCGCAATCCGAACGCCACCACTACTTGCGGTTGTGGTTCTTCGTTCTCGGTGTGA
- a CDS encoding CheR family methyltransferase produces MNKLPPVVLPKIEFNREFAFTDADFERIRKLIYKEAGISLNPSKKDMVYGRLVRRIRELKLPGFAAYVDFLESIGGKREFEQFVNALTTNLTFFFREEHHFPILAEHLKKKAAAGGELSIWCAASSTGEEPYSLAITALESFPGMSRPNITVLATDLDTSVLETGRKGIYPADKIARLPAGHAVKYFDKLPDGSYQAKPALRNMITFQRLNLVEGNWSVRKQFDAIFCRNVMIYFDRDTQFGVLKRFAPLLKPDGLLFVGHSENFYFASDYFHLRGKTVYEHAKK; encoded by the coding sequence ATGAACAAACTGCCGCCAGTGGTATTGCCGAAGATAGAATTCAATCGCGAATTCGCTTTCACTGACGCCGACTTCGAACGCATTCGCAAGTTGATTTACAAGGAGGCGGGGATTTCCCTGAATCCGTCCAAGAAGGACATGGTGTACGGCCGGCTGGTGCGCCGCATCCGCGAGCTCAAGCTGCCGGGTTTCGCCGCCTATGTCGATTTCCTGGAGTCGATAGGCGGCAAGCGCGAGTTCGAGCAATTCGTCAACGCGCTGACTACCAACCTGACCTTCTTCTTCCGCGAAGAGCACCACTTTCCCATCCTGGCCGAGCATCTGAAGAAAAAGGCTGCGGCGGGCGGCGAGCTGTCCATCTGGTGCGCGGCTTCGTCCACCGGCGAGGAACCGTATTCGCTGGCCATCACCGCGCTGGAGTCCTTCCCCGGCATGTCGCGGCCCAATATCACGGTGCTGGCCACCGATCTGGATACCAGCGTGCTGGAAACCGGCCGCAAGGGCATTTATCCGGCGGACAAGATCGCGCGTCTGCCGGCGGGCCATGCGGTCAAGTATTTCGACAAGCTGCCGGACGGCAGCTACCAGGCCAAGCCGGCGCTGCGCAATATGATCACTTTCCAGCGTCTGAATCTGGTGGAGGGCAACTGGTCGGTGCGCAAGCAGTTTGACGCCATCTTCTGCCGCAATGTGATGATTTATTTCGATCGCGATACCCAGTTCGGCGTGCTCAAGCGCTTCGCGCCCTTGCTCAAGCCGGATGGCTTGCTGTTTGTCGGCCATTCCGAAAATTTCTATTTCGCTTCCGATTATTTCCATTTGCGCGGCAAAACCGTGTACGAACACGCCAAGAAGTAG
- a CDS encoding D-amino acid dehydrogenase, with the protein MRVAVLGAGVVGVSTAWFLARMGHEVVVLERASGAARETSFANGGQLSVSQSEPWANPRAPWQVLRWLFRADAPLLFRPRLDPAQWRWMADFLQECLPGRERRNMKQMVALGMYSRDAMRQLREETGITYRRLARGILTLHYDVCQLRHAERAAAAMRGQGVDKRMLTPGQVLELEPALGPALPHLCGASWCPDDESGDVHLFTRSLSESAAGLGVEFRFNTRINALEMADGAVSGVSVTAEDGSYQRVTADAYVLALGSHSPLLTGPLGLRLPIYPAKGYSATVPVKSIAAAPMVSITDEAHKVVFSRLGDELRIAGTAELSGYSSSLNQVRCQALIRRGQALFPDACDWEAARFWSGLRPATPGNVPLIGNSGIGRLYLNTGHGTLGWTEGAGSGKALAELISGRRPQLDFAFYGA; encoded by the coding sequence ATGCGAGTGGCAGTACTCGGAGCCGGCGTGGTGGGCGTATCCACCGCTTGGTTCCTGGCCAGAATGGGGCATGAGGTGGTGGTGCTGGAGCGCGCCAGCGGCGCGGCGAGGGAGACCAGCTTCGCCAATGGCGGCCAGTTATCGGTCAGCCAGTCAGAGCCGTGGGCGAATCCGCGGGCGCCGTGGCAGGTGCTGCGCTGGCTGTTTCGCGCCGACGCGCCGCTGCTGTTCCGGCCGCGGCTGGACCCGGCGCAATGGCGCTGGATGGCGGATTTTCTGCAGGAATGCCTGCCGGGGCGCGAGCGCCGCAATATGAAGCAAATGGTGGCGCTGGGCATGTATAGCCGCGACGCCATGCGGCAATTGCGCGAAGAAACAGGCATCACCTATCGCCGCCTCGCGCGCGGCATTTTGACCCTTCATTACGATGTCTGCCAGTTGCGGCATGCCGAGCGCGCCGCCGCCGCCATGCGCGGGCAGGGCGTCGACAAGCGGATGCTGACGCCGGGGCAGGTGCTGGAGCTGGAGCCCGCGCTGGGGCCCGCGCTGCCGCACCTCTGCGGCGCCAGTTGGTGTCCGGACGACGAATCTGGCGATGTGCACTTGTTTACCCGCAGCCTGTCGGAGTCCGCCGCGGGTCTGGGAGTCGAGTTCCGCTTCAATACCCGCATCAATGCTTTGGAAATGGCTGATGGCGCGGTGTCTGGCGTGTCGGTCACCGCCGAGGACGGCAGTTATCAGCGCGTGACCGCCGACGCGTATGTCCTGGCGCTGGGCAGCCATTCTCCATTGCTGACAGGGCCGCTGGGCCTGCGCTTGCCTATCTACCCCGCCAAGGGTTATTCGGCGACGGTTCCGGTGAAAAGCATTGCGGCCGCGCCCATGGTCAGCATTACCGACGAAGCGCACAAGGTGGTATTCAGCCGGCTGGGAGATGAACTGCGCATTGCCGGAACGGCGGAGCTGTCCGGCTATTCCTCCAGCCTGAACCAGGTCCGCTGCCAGGCTTTGATCCGGCGGGGACAGGCTTTGTTTCCCGATGCTTGCGATTGGGAGGCTGCCCGCTTTTGGAGCGGTTTGCGGCCGGCTACGCCGGGCAATGTGCCCTTGATCGGCAACAGCGGAATCGGACGCTTGTACCTGAACACCGGGCACGGCACCTTGGGCTGGACCGAGGGGGCGGGTTCGGGCAAGGCGCTGGCGGAGTTGATCAGCGGCAGGCGGCCGCAATTGGATTTCGCGTTCTACGGCGCTTGA
- a CDS encoding group II truncated hemoglobin: protein MQEMTPYQLMGGEGVVRWLTDRFYDIMDSEPAVKALRDMHPADLSGSRQKLFMFLSGWLGGPSLYMEAFGHPRLRMRHMPFAVDETARDQWMLCMRQAVSELLVEEWLKEKLLEAFYNTADFMRNR from the coding sequence GTGCAGGAAATGACGCCCTATCAGTTGATGGGCGGAGAAGGCGTGGTGCGTTGGTTGACGGACCGGTTTTACGACATCATGGATAGCGAACCGGCGGTGAAGGCGCTGCGCGATATGCATCCGGCGGACTTGTCCGGATCGCGGCAGAAGCTATTCATGTTCCTGTCCGGCTGGCTGGGCGGGCCGTCGCTGTATATGGAGGCTTTCGGCCATCCGCGTTTGCGCATGCGCCACATGCCGTTCGCGGTTGATGAAACGGCGCGCGACCAGTGGATGTTGTGCATGCGGCAGGCGGTGAGCGAACTGCTTGTGGAGGAGTGGCTGAAGGAGAAGCTGCTGGAGGCCTTTTACAATACTGCGGATTTCATGCGCAACCGCTAG
- the folB gene encoding dihydroneopterin aldolase, whose amino-acid sequence MDIIFLREVRADTVIGVYDWERKAAQTIEIDLEIGIPSDTPCHSDNIGDTIHYGVVVERLRQSLAEQHFLLIEALAEHIAKMVREEFGAPWVRVAVTKLGILPGVKRVGVQIERGHRPH is encoded by the coding sequence ATGGACATCATATTCCTGCGCGAAGTGCGCGCCGACACCGTAATCGGTGTCTACGACTGGGAACGCAAGGCAGCCCAGACCATAGAAATCGACCTGGAAATCGGCATCCCCAGCGACACGCCCTGCCATAGCGACAATATCGGCGACACCATCCATTACGGCGTGGTGGTGGAAAGGCTGCGCCAATCGCTGGCCGAACAGCACTTTTTGCTGATCGAGGCGCTGGCGGAGCATATCGCCAAAATGGTGAGGGAAGAGTTCGGCGCGCCCTGGGTCAGGGTGGCCGTCACCAAGCTGGGGATTCTGCCTGGCGTAAAAAGGGTAGGCGTGCAGATCGAGCGAGGACATCGCCCGCACTGA
- the plsY gene encoding glycerol-3-phosphate 1-O-acyltransferase PlsY has protein sequence MTTTAFAFVLAAYLIGSLSFAVIVSKAMGMDDPRSYGSGNPGATNVLRTGKKLAAALTLLGDGVKGWVAVALASWLGPRFGLGEQGIALCALAVLFGHMWPVFFGFKGGKGVATAVGILFGINVWLALAALATWLFVAFVLKISSLSAIIACLLVPVYAFFILGPHSVFFGTCVVIAFVVVHRHKSNLIKLMSGQEDKIGGKSDAS, from the coding sequence ATGACCACGACTGCATTCGCCTTCGTTCTGGCGGCCTATCTGATCGGCTCGCTGTCTTTCGCCGTGATCGTCAGTAAGGCGATGGGTATGGACGACCCGCGCAGCTACGGTTCGGGCAATCCCGGCGCCACCAATGTGCTGCGCACCGGCAAGAAGCTGGCTGCTGCCTTGACCTTGCTTGGCGATGGCGTCAAAGGCTGGGTCGCTGTGGCCTTGGCATCCTGGCTTGGGCCGCGCTTCGGCCTGGGCGAGCAGGGCATCGCGCTGTGCGCGCTAGCTGTGCTGTTTGGCCATATGTGGCCGGTGTTTTTCGGCTTCAAGGGCGGCAAGGGCGTGGCCACCGCCGTCGGCATTCTGTTCGGCATCAATGTCTGGCTGGCGCTGGCGGCTTTGGCTACCTGGCTGTTTGTGGCCTTTGTGCTGAAGATATCGTCGCTGTCCGCCATCATCGCCTGCTTGCTGGTGCCGGTATACGCCTTTTTCATCCTCGGGCCGCATAGCGTGTTCTTCGGCACCTGCGTCGTCATCGCCTTCGTGGTGGTGCATCGCCACAAGTCCAATTTGATCAAACTGATGAGCGGACAGGAAGACAAAATAGGCGGCAAAAGCGACGCCAGCTGA
- the lepB gene encoding signal peptidase I, protein MKNWLQNNRGFLIFLLVFGLFRTAVADWNPIPSGSMRPTLLEGDVVLVNRLAYDLKLPLTNVILHRTGEPQRGDIVTFYSPQDGKHLIKRLVAVPGDTVEMRKEELVINGRAAHYQPLQQLNETVADNVTLPALRLQESGVLPPHRVQWLDGVKARSSFGPLKVPAGQYMMLGDNRDNSADSRYIGMVPRELLIGRAVGVIASADITADWMPRWERFASDFH, encoded by the coding sequence ATGAAGAACTGGCTGCAAAACAACCGCGGTTTCCTGATCTTTCTGCTGGTATTCGGTCTATTTCGCACCGCGGTGGCGGACTGGAACCCAATTCCATCCGGCTCGATGCGCCCTACCTTGCTGGAAGGCGACGTGGTGCTGGTGAACCGGCTGGCCTACGATCTGAAGCTACCGCTGACCAATGTCATCCTGCATCGCACCGGCGAGCCGCAACGCGGCGACATCGTCACCTTCTACTCGCCGCAAGACGGCAAGCACCTGATCAAGCGGCTAGTGGCAGTACCGGGCGACACCGTGGAAATGCGCAAGGAGGAGCTGGTCATCAATGGCCGCGCCGCGCATTACCAGCCTCTGCAGCAGCTCAATGAAACCGTGGCGGACAACGTGACGCTGCCGGCGCTGCGGCTGCAAGAAAGCGGCGTGCTGCCGCCGCACCGCGTGCAATGGCTGGATGGCGTCAAGGCCCGCAGCAGCTTCGGCCCGCTCAAGGTGCCGGCCGGGCAATACATGATGCTGGGAGACAATCGCGACAACAGCGCCGACTCCCGCTACATCGGCATGGTGCCGCGCGAACTGCTGATAGGCCGCGCGGTCGGCGTCATCGCCTCCGCCGACATCACCGCCGACTGGATGCCCCGCTGGGAACGCTTCGCCAGCGACTTCCACTGA
- a CDS encoding histone deacetylase family protein: MFTWLKNRLQRNGLTAYVTHTECLHHNMGVGHPECPERLTAIRDQLMASQIFDSLQQVEAPEVSYEQLARVHPPRYVEYLESCSPSVGTFRVDPDTAMSPGTLKAARRAAGAVVKAVEMVAEDKAPNAFCAIRPPGHHAESDKAMGFCFFNNVAIGVTHALAHYRFERVAVIDFDVHHGNGTEEILHDDPRVMMVSIFQHPFYPYRGDEPMGPNMHNVPMKAGSGGREFREVVENIWLPQLHEFQPQILFISAGFDAHREEDMGSLGLTESDYEWVTRHLMQIADQYCAGRVVSVLEGGYDLSALGRSVAAHIRVLSDG, encoded by the coding sequence GTGTTCACTTGGCTGAAAAACCGGCTGCAGCGCAACGGGCTGACCGCCTACGTCACTCACACCGAGTGTCTGCATCACAATATGGGGGTGGGGCACCCGGAGTGCCCCGAACGGCTGACCGCCATCCGCGACCAACTGATGGCCTCGCAAATCTTCGACAGCCTGCAGCAGGTGGAGGCGCCGGAAGTCAGCTATGAGCAGCTGGCGCGCGTGCACCCGCCGCGCTACGTCGAATATCTGGAATCCTGCTCGCCCAGCGTCGGCACCTTCCGGGTAGACCCGGACACCGCCATGTCGCCCGGCACGCTCAAGGCCGCCCGGCGCGCCGCCGGCGCGGTGGTGAAGGCGGTGGAGATGGTGGCGGAAGACAAGGCGCCCAACGCCTTCTGCGCCATCCGTCCGCCCGGCCACCACGCCGAAAGCGACAAGGCCATGGGCTTTTGCTTCTTCAACAACGTCGCCATCGGCGTCACCCACGCGCTGGCGCATTACCGCTTCGAGCGGGTAGCGGTGATCGATTTCGACGTCCACCACGGCAACGGCACCGAGGAAATCCTGCACGACGACCCGCGGGTGATGATGGTGTCCATCTTCCAGCACCCCTTCTACCCCTACCGCGGCGACGAGCCCATGGGGCCGAACATGCACAATGTGCCGATGAAGGCCGGCAGCGGCGGACGCGAATTCCGCGAGGTGGTGGAAAACATCTGGCTGCCGCAGCTGCACGAATTCCAGCCGCAGATTCTGTTCATCTCGGCCGGTTTCGACGCCCACCGCGAGGAAGACATGGGCTCGCTGGGCCTGACCGAGTCCGACTACGAATGGGTGACCCGCCATCTGATGCAGATCGCCGATCAATACTGCGCCGGCCGCGTGGTGTCGGTGCTGGAGGGCGGCTATGATTTATCGGCGCTGGGCCGCAGCGTGGCCGCGCATATCCGTGTGCTTTCCGATGGCTGA
- a CDS encoding MoxR family ATPase: MQSVALAYRQLNTLILGKPQAIRLAFACLIARGHLLIDDLPGVGKTTLAHGLAAVMGLEYRRVQFTSDLLPADIVGVSIYQRDSGRFELHKGPVFTQVLLADEINRASPKVQSALLEAMEERQVSIDGESHALPSPFFVIATQNPTEQMGTFPLPESQLDRFLMRISLGYPPREAERALLMGEDRRSLLERLKPAMQAGAMLELQGRATAVIVSPALAEYVLLLLEATRSPGRFVAGLSPRAGQALIAAARGWAMLSGRDHLLPEDVKAIFLPVAAHRLQSADGSDVASALERLLANVPVP, translated from the coding sequence ATGCAATCCGTCGCTCTGGCTTACCGGCAGTTGAACACGCTGATACTAGGCAAACCGCAGGCGATTCGGCTGGCTTTCGCCTGCCTGATCGCTCGCGGGCATTTATTGATCGACGATCTGCCGGGCGTGGGCAAAACCACGCTGGCGCATGGCCTGGCCGCGGTGATGGGGCTGGAGTATCGCCGAGTGCAGTTCACCAGCGATCTGTTGCCGGCCGACATCGTCGGCGTCAGCATCTATCAGCGCGACAGCGGCCGCTTCGAGCTGCACAAGGGGCCGGTGTTCACCCAGGTGCTGCTGGCCGATGAGATCAATCGCGCCTCGCCCAAGGTGCAATCGGCCTTGCTGGAGGCCATGGAGGAGCGGCAGGTGTCGATAGACGGCGAGTCGCACGCGCTGCCTTCGCCGTTTTTCGTCATCGCCACCCAGAACCCGACCGAGCAGATGGGCACCTTTCCGCTGCCGGAATCGCAGCTGGATCGCTTCCTGATGCGGATCTCGCTCGGTTATCCGCCGCGCGAGGCCGAGCGCGCGCTGTTGATGGGCGAGGACAGGCGCAGCTTGCTGGAGCGGCTGAAGCCTGCCATGCAAGCGGGAGCCATGCTGGAGCTGCAAGGCAGGGCCACGGCGGTGATCGTCAGCCCGGCCTTGGCCGAGTATGTGCTGCTTCTGCTGGAGGCCACCCGCTCGCCGGGGCGATTTGTCGCCGGACTCAGTCCGCGCGCGGGCCAGGCGCTGATCGCCGCCGCCCGTGGCTGGGCCATGCTGAGCGGGCGCGATCATCTGTTGCCGGAGGATGTGAAGGCGATTTTCCTGCCGGTGGCGGCGCACAGGCTGCAATCCGCGGATGGTTCGGATGTCGCGTCCGCGCTGGAAAGGCTGCTGGCCAATGTTCCGGTTCCGTAA